The Miscanthus floridulus cultivar M001 chromosome 17, ASM1932011v1, whole genome shotgun sequence genome has a window encoding:
- the LOC136518909 gene encoding transcription factor bHLH61-like, translated as MVSREQKRGVLHEKLQILRSVTHSHAGDKMSIIADASSYIKDLQQKIAKLNQETASAQYANVCQPLVSVGVLDKGFLISVFMDKSCPPGLLASILEAFDEIGLTVLEARATCAGSFRLEAVGEEEDEGLIDAHAVEQAVVQAIKNCPTN; from the exons ATGGTTTCCAGGGAGCAGAAGCGAGGAGTTTTGCATGAGAAGCTGCAGATTCTCCGCAGCGTTACTCATTCTCATGCG GGGGATAAAATGTCAATAATAGCAGACGCATCGTCGTACATCAAAGATCTACAGCAGAAAATTGCAAAGCTAAACCAAGAGACTGCATCTGCACAATACGCCAATGTTTGCCAACCATTGGTGAGTGTTGGAGTCCTGGACAAGGGTTTCCTCATCAGTGTGTTCATGGACAAGAGCTGCCCACCAGGACTACTTGCTTCCATTCTTGAGGCATTTGACGAGATTGGACTCACAGTGCTTGAGGCTAGGGCTACATGTGCTGGTTCATTTCGTCTAGAAGCTGTAGGAGAG GAAGAAGATGAGGGCCTAATTGACGCACATGCAGTGGAGCAAGCAGTAGTTCAAGCAATCAAGAATTGTCCTACAAACTAA